In one Streptomyces sp. T12 genomic region, the following are encoded:
- a CDS encoding bifunctional 2-polyprenyl-6-hydroxyphenol methylase/3-demethylubiquinol 3-O-methyltransferase UbiG, with protein sequence MYEARFPDPDRLAGRWAEDCLRRHGAGPRALDMGCGTGRDAAHLHGAGRTVTGADLSEAMLAHARVHHPGPAYVRADLHGFDLGRSAFDAVVCLDSSLLYCHTNDQLDGFLASCRRALAPGGLLVAEMRNGAYFLGRTDLLDAPSVNAFSWQGTAYRSTTTLSVDRTAQLLRRTRVWTAADGADGAPPVEQRSAWRLLFPQELRHFLAAHGFEVLELHDGPGPRTEPPWRQGELPGVTTDADRLHVVARLHTI encoded by the coding sequence CTGTACGAGGCCCGCTTCCCCGACCCCGACCGGCTCGCCGGACGCTGGGCCGAGGACTGCCTGCGCCGCCACGGCGCCGGGCCGCGGGCCCTCGACATGGGCTGCGGCACCGGTCGCGACGCCGCGCACCTGCATGGCGCCGGCCGTACGGTGACCGGCGCCGACCTCTCCGAGGCGATGCTGGCGCACGCCCGCGTCCACCACCCGGGGCCGGCGTACGTCAGGGCCGACCTGCACGGCTTCGACCTGGGCCGGTCCGCCTTCGACGCGGTCGTCTGCCTGGACAGCTCCCTGCTGTACTGCCACACCAACGACCAGCTCGACGGCTTCCTCGCCTCCTGCCGCCGCGCCCTCGCACCGGGCGGGCTGCTGGTCGCGGAGATGCGCAACGGGGCGTACTTCCTGGGCCGTACGGACCTCCTCGACGCCCCGTCCGTCAACGCCTTCAGCTGGCAGGGCACCGCCTACCGGTCCACCACCACCCTGAGCGTCGACCGCACCGCCCAACTCCTGCGCCGTACCCGCGTATGGACGGCCGCCGACGGCGCCGACGGGGCACCGCCCGTCGAACAGCGCTCCGCCTGGCGGCTGCTGTTCCCGCAGGAGCTGCGCCACTTCCTCGCCGCGCACGGCTTCGAGGTCCTCGAACTGCACGACGGACCCGGGCCGCGGACCGAACCACCGTGGCGGCAGGGCGAGTTGCCCGGCGTCACCACCGACGCGGACCGACTGCACGTCGTCGCGCGCCTGCACACCATCTGA
- a CDS encoding MFS transporter yields MKTWREMRGFPVAVQLLLVNQLGVNTGFYLLIPYLATHLGENLGMSAAVVGIVLGVRNLSQQGLFIIGGSASDRLGARGVIIAGCALRTVGFGLFALGDGLPVLLAASVLSGLAGALFNPAVRAYLAQEAGERKAEVFALFNVFATTGALIGPLLGSALLLVDFRTSALTAAGIFAVLTVAQALVLPARKVEPSGSGVLGDWREVLGNRAFLAFALAMVGMFTLENQLYLLLPDGAREATGWDGAAGIVFLVGTVANLALQLRITRRLKSRGDRARWIALGLAVMGLAFLPPALVAGAGSPGWLDAGPVLLGALLLYLGVMVASPFVMELIPRFGRPELTGTYFGIFYVVSGIAAAVGNTVVGWAMDAGESGGHAWLPWLCCAAFGLASAGGVAWLHRRGALPGDPVPTAPAQAGERSTA; encoded by the coding sequence ATGAAGACGTGGCGTGAGATGCGGGGCTTCCCGGTCGCCGTCCAGCTCCTGCTCGTCAACCAGCTCGGCGTCAACACCGGCTTCTACCTGCTCATCCCGTACCTCGCCACCCACCTCGGCGAGAACCTGGGCATGTCGGCGGCGGTCGTCGGGATCGTCCTCGGCGTGCGGAATCTGAGCCAGCAGGGCCTGTTCATCATCGGCGGCTCGGCGTCGGACCGGCTCGGGGCGCGCGGCGTCATCATCGCCGGGTGCGCCCTGCGGACCGTCGGCTTCGGGCTGTTCGCGCTCGGCGACGGGCTGCCGGTGCTGCTGGCCGCGTCCGTGCTCAGCGGGCTCGCGGGGGCGCTGTTCAACCCGGCCGTGCGGGCGTATCTGGCGCAGGAGGCGGGGGAGCGGAAGGCGGAGGTGTTCGCGCTGTTCAACGTCTTCGCGACCACCGGCGCGCTCATCGGGCCGCTGCTGGGCAGCGCCCTGCTGCTCGTCGACTTCCGTACCTCCGCGCTGACCGCCGCCGGGATCTTCGCGGTGCTCACCGTGGCGCAGGCCCTCGTCCTGCCCGCGCGCAAGGTCGAGCCGAGCGGCAGCGGTGTCCTCGGGGACTGGCGCGAGGTGCTCGGCAACCGGGCCTTCCTGGCGTTCGCGCTCGCCATGGTCGGCATGTTCACCCTGGAGAACCAGCTCTACCTGCTGCTGCCCGACGGGGCCCGGGAGGCCACCGGCTGGGACGGCGCGGCGGGCATCGTCTTCCTCGTCGGTACGGTGGCCAACCTGGCGCTTCAGCTGAGAATCACCAGGCGCCTCAAGTCCCGTGGCGACAGGGCGCGTTGGATCGCCCTCGGCCTCGCGGTGATGGGGCTGGCCTTCCTGCCGCCGGCCCTGGTGGCGGGCGCGGGGTCTCCCGGCTGGCTCGACGCCGGGCCCGTGCTGCTCGGCGCGCTGCTGCTCTACCTCGGCGTCATGGTCGCCTCACCGTTCGTCATGGAGCTGATCCCGCGCTTCGGGCGGCCCGAGCTGACCGGCACCTACTTCGGGATCTTCTACGTCGTCTCCGGAATCGCCGCGGCCGTGGGCAACACCGTCGTCGGGTGGGCCATGGACGCGGGGGAGAGCGGGGGCCATGCGTGGCTTCCGTGGCTGTGCTGTGCCGCGTTCGGGCTGGCCTCGGCGGGCGGCGTGGCCTGGCTGCACCGGCGCGGGGCACTGCCCGGGGACCCGGTCCCGACGGCTCCTGCGCAGGCCGGAGAGAGGAGCACGGCGTGA